One Streptomyces sp. NBC_00102 DNA segment encodes these proteins:
- a CDS encoding Dps family protein: MSVVKSPLSDADLKTVGEALQGALVDLVDLSLAAKQVHWNVVGPRFRSVHLQLDEVVDTARQHSDTVAERASAIGVNPDGRSATIARTTAIDVVPDGWIKDVDAVKVLVDALGIVIGRMRERIDATGDPDPVSQDILIAVAADLEKHAWMFQAESA, encoded by the coding sequence ATGTCTGTCGTGAAGAGCCCGCTTTCCGATGCCGACCTCAAGACGGTGGGCGAGGCGCTCCAAGGTGCGCTGGTCGACCTGGTCGACCTCTCGCTGGCCGCGAAGCAGGTCCACTGGAACGTCGTCGGCCCGCGCTTCCGCTCCGTGCACCTTCAGCTCGACGAGGTCGTGGACACCGCGCGCCAGCACTCCGACACGGTGGCCGAGCGTGCCTCGGCCATCGGCGTCAACCCGGACGGACGGTCCGCGACCATCGCCCGGACGACCGCGATCGACGTCGTGCCGGACGGCTGGATCAAGGATGTCGACGCGGTGAAGGTCCTGGTGGACGCGCTGGGGATCGTGATCGGCCGGATGCGTGAGCGCATCGACGCCACCGGCGACCCCGACCCGGTGAGCCAGGACATCCTGATCGCCGTGGCAGCCGACCTCGAGAAGCACGCGTGGATGTTCCAGGCGGAGAGCGCCTGA
- a CDS encoding Fpg/Nei family DNA glycosylase — MPEGDTVARTAKHLHAALAGRVLTHADLRVPRFATADLTGRTVLDVTPRGKHLLTRLEGGLTLHSHLRMDGAWRIFAPGERWRGGPAYEIRAVLGNTDHTAVGYRLPVLELLRTPDEEKVVGHLGPDLLGPDWDADRALANLLAESDRPLGEALLDQRNLAGIGNVYKCELCFLARVTPWLPVGELPESLLPRLVGAAARLLDANRDRTTRTTTGRVAALSRAREPVYVYGRAGRPCLRCRTPVRKADQVDRPTYWCPHCQSGPAPH, encoded by the coding sequence ATGCCCGAAGGAGACACCGTCGCGCGGACGGCGAAGCATCTGCACGCCGCCCTCGCCGGAAGGGTGCTCACCCACGCCGATCTGCGGGTGCCGCGATTCGCCACCGCGGATCTGACCGGCCGCACCGTCCTCGACGTGACCCCGAGGGGCAAGCACCTCCTCACCCGGCTGGAGGGCGGCCTCACGCTCCACAGCCATCTGCGGATGGACGGCGCCTGGCGGATCTTCGCCCCCGGGGAGCGGTGGCGCGGCGGTCCGGCGTACGAGATCCGGGCGGTCCTCGGCAACACCGATCACACCGCGGTCGGCTACCGGCTCCCGGTACTGGAGCTTCTGCGCACCCCGGACGAGGAGAAGGTGGTCGGCCATCTGGGTCCCGACCTGCTGGGGCCCGACTGGGACGCGGACAGGGCCCTCGCGAACCTGCTGGCCGAGTCCGACCGTCCGCTCGGCGAGGCCCTGCTCGACCAGCGCAATCTGGCCGGTATCGGCAACGTCTACAAGTGCGAGCTCTGCTTCCTGGCCCGCGTCACCCCCTGGCTCCCGGTGGGCGAGCTGCCCGAGTCCCTCCTCCCCCGGCTGGTGGGCGCCGCAGCGCGGCTGCTGGACGCGAACCGCGACCGCACCACCCGCACCACCACAGGCCGCGTCGCGGCCCTCAGCCGCGCCCGTGAGCCGGTGTACGTCTACGGCCGTGCGGGCCGCCCCTGCCTCCGCTGCCGCACTCCCGTCCGCAAAGCGGACCAGGTCGACCGCCCCACGTACTGGTGTCCCCACTGCCAGTCGGGCCCCGCCCCGCACTGA
- a CDS encoding helix-turn-helix domain-containing protein encodes MILLRRLLGDVLRRQRQRQGRTLREVSSSARVSLGYLSEVERGQKEASSELLSAICDALDVRMSELMREVSDELSLAELAESAAATDPVHVPVRPMLNSVSVASVAGVPAGRVTIKAPAEAVDVVAA; translated from the coding sequence ATGATTCTGCTCCGTCGCCTGCTGGGTGACGTGCTGCGTCGGCAGCGCCAGCGCCAAGGCCGTACTCTGCGCGAAGTCTCCTCGTCCGCCCGGGTCTCGCTCGGCTATCTCTCCGAGGTGGAGCGGGGGCAGAAGGAGGCATCCTCCGAGCTGCTCTCCGCGATTTGCGACGCGCTTGACGTACGGATGTCCGAGCTCATGCGTGAAGTGAGCGATGAGCTGTCACTCGCCGAACTCGCCGAGTCGGCGGCAGCCACCGATCCGGTCCACGTACCGGTGCGCCCCATGCTCAACTCCGTCTCCGTGGCATCGGTGGCGGGTGTACCGGCGGGACGGGTGACGATCAAGGCGCCCGCGGAAGCGGTGGATGTCGTCGCCGCCTGA